The DNA region CCCGCTTCATCCAAAGACGCAGAACCAGTCGACGGGGCCCCCGCTCATGGTGAGCGCGGGGCCCTCGTCGTTGATGGGCGCCCTCGCGCCCGAGGAGCAGCATCATGAACCCCGAGACGAAGAAGAAGCTCTACCAAGCGCTCTGCGCGCCATTTCCGCCCGAGGCCATCGAGCGCACCGACGGTTCGAAGACCGGGCGCGGCTACAACACGAGCGGCGTCAAAGTGCAGTGGATCATCGACCGCCTGAACGAGGCCGTCGGGATCGGCAACTGGCGCGTGACCCGCGAGACGTTCGTCCACGCGGGCACCACCAACTCTGGCCGCAAGGTGTACGAGGCGTGGTCGGACGTCGTGCTCCAACTGGGCGAGTGGAGCGGCGACACGTTCGTCCCGTTCGCCGAGGCGCGGGCCTACGGGGCCCACAGCGCGGTGGCCGAGGGCGACAGCCGCAAGGGCGCCGCCACCAATGGCATCAAGCGGGCGGCGGCGATGATGGGCTGCGGTGCGGCCGCGTACCGGGGCGAGCTCGACGACGACAACGAGTTCGGTGACCAGCCGGTCGAGGAGTCCTCGCGGCCGCCGACGCACCCGACGGCCCAGCAGAACGCGAATCGGCGCGTGGAGCCCCTGTCCATGCCCCGGCTGCCGAGCACGCCCCGCAACCGGCTCACTAGCAAGCAGCTCTCCGCCCTGATCGCCATCTCCCGGAAGCTGGGCATGGACCTCTCGCAGTTCCGCCAGCAGGTCCGTTCCCGCTACGGCACGCAGATCGAGTTCATCACGAAGAGCCAGGCATCCGAACTCATCGGTGAGATGTCGAACGGCGGGCTGCACCACGGAGGCGACGGCGAGGCCGAGATGGCGGAGCCGGGGGCGGAGGGCTGACCGTGACCGCCATCGAATGCGCCCGCGACGGCCTGCACATCTCGGTGAGTCAGATCCGGACCTACCTGCGGTGCCCGAGGAGCTACCTGCTGCGCTACGTCTTGGGAGTGGCGCCGGCCTTCAAGCCGGTGCCCTTTGCCTTCGGCACGAGCTTCCACGCGGCCCTGGCGCGCTTCTACGTGGCGGTAAAGGAGGACGGCGCCCCGCCGCCGCTCCAACTCGTCACCGAGGCCTTCCGGGATGCCTGGCAGCGAGAACTGGACGCAGACGTGCGCCTTCAGGCCGAAGACGACGAGCCGGCCGACACCGGCGCGCTCGTGGACAAGGGCGCCGAGATGCTGGCCGTGTTCCACGACCAAGCGGTGAAGTCGCTCGACGGCGTGAAGGTCGAGGCGGTGGAGCAGCCGTTCACGATCCCGCTCTT from Anaeromyxobacter dehalogenans 2CP-C includes:
- a CDS encoding Rad52/Rad22 family DNA repair protein, translating into MNPETKKKLYQALCAPFPPEAIERTDGSKTGRGYNTSGVKVQWIIDRLNEAVGIGNWRVTRETFVHAGTTNSGRKVYEAWSDVVLQLGEWSGDTFVPFAEARAYGAHSAVAEGDSRKGAATNGIKRAAAMMGCGAAAYRGELDDDNEFGDQPVEESSRPPTHPTAQQNANRRVEPLSMPRLPSTPRNRLTSKQLSALIAISRKLGMDLSQFRQQVRSRYGTQIEFITKSQASELIGEMSNGGLHHGGDGEAEMAEPGAEG
- a CDS encoding PD-(D/E)XK nuclease family protein, whose product is MTAIECARDGLHISVSQIRTYLRCPRSYLLRYVLGVAPAFKPVPFAFGTSFHAALARFYVAVKEDGAPPPLQLVTEAFRDAWQRELDADVRLQAEDDEPADTGALVDKGAEMLAVFHDQAVKSLDGVKVEAVEQPFTIPLFDPDTGLEMEEKLVGALDLVLKKGRRRQVIEHKTAAQRYGEDQIRWDIQPTGYKLAARAMGLGEVKVTYQIVTKAKCPVLQIVDLDRNEEDEDEFQRVAVNVMRGVDGGAFPPARSWACRSCPYSHACRPPRPRPGTAG